One genomic window of Psychrobacillus sp. INOP01 includes the following:
- a CDS encoding family 10 glycosylhydrolase, giving the protein MKYYRQISLLVSLLLIIGLLPISISAEVSGDDFIEVEAAPVDPTISVEGPRHEIDFIDESIEGKSDFIALYTEEFASEILVKKFWVAVQVDQNNQVLRVVSQSNSGSAPIWEDEQFLAVPEGGYILLAHDDSWGTKNFRKYLATNFKANDIIKLRKNGEVVPISEFMKGDGLLAGIQLNNELMYTVTEQQTDISGSIKNFEVDQTYQLKANGKEIGLAADGTFSFTQIVDIGTNYIDLEIYKNDRLHETQSLIVYYKETQTEEKKVFLWIEQGPNVRRFQSSEDVYNMLVEAKDAGVTAIALDVKGVEGFAAYKENDLTGRPYVSEMTSPARAGSNPNLDILEEFITHSHSLGLEVHAAINVFAEGSIAHNEYAVLNDHLDWEEEVYRYEDSGEILRLRESDYGKSGALVAFVNPANSEAREYQLDTFEEVIKNYDVDGVLLDRGRYDNYFADFSDESKVQFEAYLKGKGKELTNWPEDVFTYNGSDRIDGPLIDEWFTYRSSVIKSFTSEVRELVDSYNVTEDRDVLLSSYVGSWYESYYLNGVNWASPTFEYNERMKFPHESLYTEEYANTGYTENLDFLMIGTYQTTANEVKKYITQGNILTDGKLPLYAGMALVNVQEPAVQREVFQAGLANTDGLMLFDYSQANFPVIKASINNELYLKDYQLGVSNPKDSSSFIEGDFLNINRNDGNINIYSNTFGPSTATNKWGVEAVVDESGQVVKMVNKRQAMEWSWGSQEDNNSLIPEGGFVISAQDPSGSREKRQTVAFAYDIGDEVRAALLSGFLDYEGQTFNNLSVDFNGSVQVVGTGEAEVTVNGTDAVLDENGDFSSNVELQPGTNEIEVVVHVDGHKTHYKVVEVFAEEVTLDVVREAIEVADINPNGIKNAILAQLDNAARDFKKAAEYMDRGEEEQAVKHQENGNKKLEKIMGIIEQHAGKHIDKDDAAELIRMLELVLSK; this is encoded by the coding sequence ATGAAGTATTATCGGCAAATAAGTTTACTAGTTTCTTTGTTACTTATAATTGGTTTGCTACCTATTTCAATCTCAGCAGAGGTTTCAGGTGATGATTTTATTGAAGTGGAAGCTGCACCAGTAGACCCAACGATTAGCGTAGAAGGACCTAGGCATGAGATAGATTTCATTGATGAGAGTATCGAAGGGAAATCTGATTTTATTGCACTTTATACCGAGGAGTTTGCTAGTGAGATACTTGTAAAAAAGTTTTGGGTTGCCGTCCAAGTAGACCAGAACAATCAAGTGTTAAGAGTTGTAAGTCAATCCAATAGTGGATCGGCACCAATCTGGGAAGATGAACAATTTCTTGCGGTTCCTGAGGGTGGATATATTCTATTAGCTCATGATGATTCCTGGGGAACAAAGAACTTTAGAAAGTATTTGGCAACAAATTTTAAAGCCAATGACATTATTAAGCTAAGAAAGAATGGAGAAGTCGTTCCAATTTCGGAATTCATGAAAGGTGATGGCTTACTTGCAGGAATTCAGTTAAATAATGAGTTGATGTATACCGTCACAGAACAGCAAACTGACATATCTGGATCAATTAAGAACTTTGAAGTTGATCAAACGTATCAGTTAAAAGCTAATGGAAAAGAAATAGGTTTAGCAGCAGATGGAACGTTTAGTTTCACACAAATAGTTGATATAGGTACAAATTATATAGATTTAGAAATTTATAAAAATGATAGATTGCATGAGACTCAGTCTTTAATTGTTTACTATAAAGAAACGCAAACAGAAGAAAAGAAAGTTTTTTTATGGATAGAACAAGGACCAAATGTACGTCGTTTTCAATCATCAGAGGATGTCTATAATATGCTAGTCGAAGCGAAGGATGCTGGTGTAACTGCAATTGCATTGGATGTTAAAGGTGTAGAAGGATTTGCAGCTTACAAGGAAAACGACTTAACTGGTAGACCGTACGTTAGTGAAATGACTTCACCTGCTAGAGCAGGATCAAATCCAAATCTCGATATATTGGAAGAGTTCATCACTCATTCCCATAGCCTGGGATTAGAAGTGCATGCAGCTATAAACGTATTTGCTGAAGGTTCAATTGCTCATAATGAGTATGCGGTACTTAACGATCATTTGGATTGGGAAGAGGAAGTATATCGCTATGAGGATAGCGGGGAAATTTTAAGGTTACGTGAAAGTGATTATGGAAAAAGCGGTGCTCTTGTTGCTTTTGTCAACCCTGCAAACTCAGAAGCGCGAGAATATCAATTAGATACATTTGAAGAGGTTATTAAGAACTATGATGTTGATGGAGTGCTTTTAGATCGTGGAAGATATGACAATTATTTTGCGGATTTTAGTGATGAGTCTAAAGTACAATTTGAGGCATATTTAAAAGGAAAGGGTAAAGAGCTAACAAATTGGCCTGAGGACGTTTTCACTTATAACGGTAGCGATCGTATCGATGGTCCGTTAATCGATGAATGGTTTACCTATCGATCTAGTGTGATTAAAAGCTTTACAAGTGAAGTAAGGGAATTAGTAGATTCGTATAATGTAACAGAAGATAGAGACGTATTACTATCATCTTATGTTGGTTCCTGGTATGAATCATATTATTTAAACGGAGTAAACTGGGCAAGTCCTACCTTCGAATATAATGAAAGAATGAAATTTCCACACGAAAGTCTATATACAGAGGAATATGCTAATACAGGCTATACAGAAAATTTGGATTTCCTAATGATTGGAACATATCAAACAACAGCAAATGAAGTGAAAAAGTATATTACACAAGGAAATATTCTGACGGATGGGAAATTACCATTATATGCAGGAATGGCATTGGTGAATGTTCAAGAGCCTGCAGTTCAAAGAGAAGTCTTCCAAGCTGGGTTAGCGAATACGGATGGTCTTATGCTTTTCGATTATTCGCAAGCTAACTTCCCAGTTATTAAAGCCTCAATAAATAATGAGTTATACCTTAAAGATTATCAGTTAGGAGTTAGTAATCCAAAAGATAGTTCAAGTTTTATTGAAGGCGATTTCCTTAATATAAACCGAAACGATGGAAATATTAATATCTACTCTAATACTTTTGGACCATCAACAGCCACTAATAAATGGGGGGTGGAAGCGGTCGTGGACGAGTCAGGTCAAGTCGTGAAAATGGTTAATAAACGACAGGCAATGGAATGGAGCTGGGGTTCTCAGGAGGATAATAATAGTCTGATTCCTGAAGGTGGCTTTGTTATTTCGGCGCAAGATCCATCTGGTTCTAGAGAGAAAAGACAAACCGTTGCATTCGCTTATGATATTGGTGACGAAGTAAGGGCAGCGTTATTAAGTGGATTTTTAGACTACGAAGGACAAACTTTTAATAATCTCAGTGTTGATTTCAACGGAAGTGTTCAAGTAGTTGGTACTGGAGAAGCAGAAGTAACGGTAAATGGGACAGATGCAGTTTTAGATGAAAATGGTGATTTTTCAAGTAATGTTGAACTACAGCCGGGCACAAATGAAATTGAAGTAGTTGTCCATGTTGATGGGCATAAAACCCACTATAAAGTAGTGGAAGTTTTTGCAGAAGAAGTGACACTTGATGTAGTCAGAGAAGCTATAGAAGTCGCTGATATAAATCCAAATGGCATCAAAAATGCTATTCTTGCTCAGTTAGATAATGCTGCTAGAGACTTTAAGAAAGCAGCTGAATATATGGATAGAGGGGAAGAAGAGCAAGCAGTAAAGCATCAAGAAAATGGGAACAAAAAGCTTGAGAAAATTATGGGAATAATTGAGCAGCACGCAGGTAAGCATATCGATAAAGATGACGCAGCGGAGCTCATTCGTATGCTTGAATTAGTCTTAAGTAAATAA
- a CDS encoding YceG family protein: protein MVNLNPIRMRSWDSSNTGIWLKDSLGDPSQVTIDGENLTYPQLVCQYIGMSLDEDEYFSILHTQVNDSLGKLSILTGVLNKEISAEKLRSINQLFDLHRKEKGLSPNRMVAFLDGYSLLPNMKDLGLNRRIRTVLIDLLKKLQNSYTEGTLHHEFRRITTDLVKWIFNHVEPALEKIDFEQGLPAFLWYGSATPSEKWFLTYLADFGLHVVIFNPSDEPWPKSLLAITDDLSYRFPKVSQDIKPLPDEMPKIAGTVAFKATQEINELLHHEDSGLYKPFQFKSYSINSIRLKTTEDEAFLISKERAMIRPHFQVSNQQVTIPVVYAKLLGIDRNRKRFWNNVHSLTERDDTHVIRQFPFTKEQKTNQLFHYRDALKADGMLDPEKMKASNWWTYDKLPLGTQTVIGETIAKHVSEPILIRQSNETMEDLQLYAFAQSMVLPDFVIRLLQTFDYPQFVPTIFIYNEENGPELSRSDANALCMMHHLGLDIIIVNPKGHLDIEKWVLEGTFDIHWMDDRSFNDPFKEPSVVQKIFKKFL, encoded by the coding sequence ATGGTTAATTTAAATCCCATTAGGATGAGGTCGTGGGATTCATCTAATACAGGTATATGGTTGAAAGATTCTTTAGGAGACCCTTCGCAAGTAACAATTGACGGAGAGAACTTAACGTATCCTCAATTAGTTTGTCAATATATCGGTATGTCCTTAGATGAAGATGAATATTTCTCGATTCTACATACGCAAGTCAATGATTCCTTAGGAAAGCTAAGCATCCTGACTGGTGTACTTAACAAAGAAATCTCTGCTGAGAAATTACGATCCATCAACCAACTCTTTGATTTGCATAGGAAAGAAAAAGGACTTTCTCCAAATCGAATGGTTGCCTTTCTTGATGGATATTCTTTACTGCCAAATATGAAAGATCTTGGTTTAAATAGACGAATTAGAACAGTCCTAATAGATTTACTAAAGAAACTACAAAATAGCTACACAGAAGGCACACTTCACCATGAATTTCGTCGAATTACCACTGATCTTGTTAAGTGGATTTTCAATCATGTAGAACCCGCACTAGAAAAAATAGATTTTGAACAAGGTCTTCCTGCATTTCTTTGGTACGGTAGTGCAACACCCAGCGAAAAATGGTTTCTTACATATCTAGCCGACTTCGGACTCCATGTAGTTATTTTCAATCCAAGTGATGAACCATGGCCAAAAAGCCTACTGGCAATTACGGATGATCTTAGTTACCGTTTCCCAAAGGTATCGCAAGATATAAAACCATTGCCAGACGAGATGCCAAAAATTGCAGGGACTGTTGCTTTTAAAGCAACCCAAGAAATTAACGAGCTTTTACATCATGAGGATTCAGGACTTTACAAGCCATTTCAATTTAAATCTTATTCGATTAACTCTATCCGCTTGAAAACTACAGAGGATGAGGCGTTCTTAATTTCCAAAGAAAGAGCAATGATTCGTCCTCACTTCCAGGTCAGTAACCAACAGGTAACAATCCCTGTTGTGTATGCTAAGCTACTAGGCATTGACCGTAATAGAAAGCGCTTCTGGAATAATGTCCATTCATTAACAGAACGTGATGATACGCATGTAATTCGCCAGTTCCCTTTCACAAAGGAACAAAAAACGAATCAGTTGTTTCATTATAGAGATGCTTTAAAAGCGGACGGAATGCTGGACCCCGAAAAAATGAAAGCTTCCAATTGGTGGACGTATGATAAGCTCCCACTTGGGACGCAAACTGTAATTGGCGAGACAATTGCCAAACACGTAAGTGAACCAATACTCATTCGACAGTCCAATGAAACAATGGAAGATTTACAATTATACGCATTTGCGCAATCCATGGTTTTACCTGATTTTGTTATTCGTCTTTTACAAACATTTGATTATCCTCAATTTGTTCCAACTATATTTATTTATAACGAGGAGAATGGTCCTGAACTATCAAGATCTGACGCCAACGCCTTATGTATGATGCATCATTTAGGTCTAGATATTATTATTGTGAATCCTAAAGGACATCTGGATATAGAAAAATGGGTACTAGAAGGCACCTTTGATATACACTGGATGGACGACCGAAGTTTCAATGATCCTTTTAAAGAACCAAGTGTAGTTCAGAAAATTTTCAAGAAATTTCTTTAG
- a CDS encoding phosphoribosyltransferase domain-containing protein, giving the protein MLHHSPSFNTSKTYNLHGDLKLVIDIKDNPYNFSPEALFQMAVRINKKRQFLFVSRLLGKHLAVDPAISLGTGTILASMLMENEHLDSHPLVNELVQMINSGIPNRKLSVDSLAFKSNLPNKTVFIGFAETATGLGHAVFHHFQNAHYIHTTREEILHMEPSFYFEEEHSHATSHRVYAAEQTLTDADTIVLIDDEITTGLTLSNLIVALNNSFPGKRYKILSILDWRTEAHQHDFIQLMDKHNISAEIITIMGGQFTLLNQALIEEKETPLLNRMQPFDVFADEQLSLEITSKHRSEHATYCHFTGRFGLTSDLHEEMDDWLERFISKLPKQLKRDKPTLIIGIGENIYFPQRFALTFGNDTKVQTTTRSPILAKIDESYPIQHKCKFELPDSNGINQYLYNLSEIEAEQVIVISESVQDRATWFPLLSYLETLAPVSWVSLTLPDRGEKNGH; this is encoded by the coding sequence ATGTTACATCATTCGCCTTCCTTCAATACATCAAAAACCTATAATTTACATGGAGATTTAAAGCTAGTAATCGACATTAAAGATAATCCGTATAATTTCTCTCCGGAAGCACTTTTCCAAATGGCCGTGAGAATTAATAAAAAACGCCAATTTTTATTTGTAAGTCGACTTTTAGGCAAGCATTTAGCAGTAGACCCTGCAATTTCACTTGGAACAGGCACTATTTTAGCTTCAATGCTAATGGAGAATGAACACTTAGATAGTCATCCATTAGTAAATGAACTCGTTCAAATGATCAATTCAGGAATTCCCAATCGAAAACTAAGTGTGGACTCTTTAGCCTTTAAGTCCAACTTACCAAACAAGACCGTATTCATTGGATTTGCTGAAACGGCAACTGGTCTTGGCCATGCAGTATTTCATCACTTTCAAAACGCTCATTACATCCATACAACTAGAGAAGAAATCCTACATATGGAACCTTCCTTTTATTTTGAAGAAGAGCATTCCCACGCAACTTCTCACAGAGTCTATGCAGCGGAACAAACATTAACAGACGCTGACACTATTGTATTAATAGATGATGAAATAACGACAGGCCTTACACTCTCCAATTTAATCGTTGCATTAAATAATTCTTTTCCCGGTAAACGATATAAAATACTATCTATATTGGACTGGAGGACCGAGGCACATCAACATGATTTTATCCAACTTATGGATAAACACAATATTTCCGCAGAAATTATTACTATTATGGGTGGACAATTCACACTATTAAACCAAGCTTTAATTGAGGAAAAAGAAACTCCCTTACTAAATAGAATGCAACCTTTTGATGTATTCGCTGACGAACAATTATCCCTAGAAATTACATCGAAGCATCGAAGTGAGCATGCGACATATTGCCACTTCACAGGTAGATTCGGTTTAACAAGTGATCTTCACGAAGAAATGGATGATTGGTTAGAAAGATTTATCAGCAAGCTTCCTAAGCAGCTAAAAAGAGATAAACCCACTTTAATAATAGGCATCGGAGAAAACATCTATTTCCCGCAGAGATTCGCACTTACCTTTGGTAATGACACAAAAGTCCAAACTACCACAAGAAGTCCTATCTTAGCAAAAATAGATGAATCATATCCTATACAGCATAAATGTAAATTTGAGCTACCTGATTCCAATGGGATTAACCAATATTTATATAACCTCTCGGAAATAGAGGCCGAACAAGTCATCGTTATTTCTGAGTCAGTTCAAGATCGTGCTACTTGGTTCCCACTTCTATCTTATTTAGAAACGTTAGCACCAGTTTCATGGGTGTCTCTTACTCTACCAGATAGGGGTGAAAAAAATGGGCATTAA
- a CDS encoding TerD family protein, producing MSVINLSKGQKIDLTKTNPGLKNVLVGLGWDTNRYSGGEDFDLDASAFIVDGNGKAFNEKSFIFYNNLQSEEGSVIHTGDNRTGDGDGDDEQLLVKLPLVPSVVQKVVFTVTIHDADQRKQNFGQVSNAFIRIVNEDTNEEIVRYDLGEDFSIETALVVGEIYRHNNEWKFNAIGSGFQGGLASLITEFGLS from the coding sequence ATGTCAGTTATTAACCTATCAAAAGGGCAAAAAATTGATTTAACGAAAACGAATCCTGGATTAAAGAATGTCTTAGTTGGACTGGGCTGGGATACGAATAGATATAGCGGCGGAGAAGACTTTGATCTAGACGCTTCAGCTTTTATCGTAGATGGGAACGGAAAAGCCTTCAACGAAAAAAGCTTTATCTTTTATAATAACCTACAAAGCGAGGAAGGCTCAGTTATCCACACTGGGGATAACCGTACTGGAGATGGTGATGGTGATGATGAACAACTGCTTGTTAAGTTACCACTTGTTCCAAGCGTTGTTCAAAAAGTTGTTTTTACTGTAACCATTCACGATGCAGACCAAAGAAAACAAAATTTCGGTCAAGTTTCAAACGCTTTTATACGAATAGTGAACGAAGATACAAATGAAGAAATTGTACGATACGACTTAGGGGAAGACTTTTCAATAGAAACAGCACTTGTGGTAGGAGAAATTTACAGACACAATAACGAGTGGAAGTTTAATGCAATCGGTAGTGGATTCCAAGGAGGCTTAGCATCACTAATTACTGAATTCGGGCTGAGCTAA
- a CDS encoding HAD family hydrolase produces MTILFASDLDRTLIYSKNSRGKEVSEQDFAEVEWIDEKPTAFMTNKGLQLFQHITSSITFLPVTTRTAEQYNRITGLFHTAEKPKYAIVSNGAVILEDGKALTEWSDKVIAQMQQDCTSIEHVLPQLDAYKKNKFVLKVMQAESWFVYLIIDEHAFSVEDFENLSQIFYQQGFTLSHQGRKVYIMPTCINKSTALQFIKERIAATTVIAAGDSMLDFEMVLNADHGFIPSHGEAIYKGGRLPSHVSITDQAGVLAGEEILKKVSDYLL; encoded by the coding sequence ATGACAATCCTATTCGCTAGTGATTTAGATCGAACACTTATATACAGTAAAAATTCAAGAGGCAAGGAAGTTAGTGAACAGGATTTTGCAGAAGTAGAATGGATAGACGAAAAACCAACTGCATTTATGACCAATAAAGGTCTTCAACTGTTTCAACATATCACCTCCTCTATAACCTTTTTGCCCGTAACAACAAGAACAGCTGAACAATACAATCGAATTACAGGGTTATTTCATACAGCAGAAAAACCAAAATATGCAATCGTATCAAACGGCGCAGTGATTTTGGAGGACGGCAAAGCCCTTACAGAATGGTCAGATAAAGTAATCGCACAAATGCAGCAAGATTGCACCTCTATAGAGCATGTCCTACCTCAACTGGATGCATATAAAAAAAACAAATTTGTCCTTAAAGTTATGCAAGCAGAATCATGGTTTGTATACTTAATTATTGATGAACACGCATTTTCAGTAGAGGATTTTGAAAATCTTTCTCAAATCTTTTATCAGCAAGGGTTCACTCTTTCCCACCAGGGAAGAAAAGTGTATATCATGCCTACCTGCATAAACAAATCGACTGCTCTTCAATTTATTAAAGAGCGTATTGCGGCAACTACAGTCATTGCCGCTGGTGATTCCATGCTCGACTTTGAGATGGTTTTAAATGCGGATCACGGCTTTATTCCTTCCCATGGCGAAGCGATTTATAAAGGTGGACGTCTCCCCTCTCACGTTTCTATTACAGATCAAGCAGGAGTATTAGCAGGAGAAGAAATATTAAAAAAGGTGAGCGATTATTTGTTATAA
- a CDS encoding TerC family protein, translating to MEIINGFIDTYAMFFDWDMWAQVLSDPVSWGLIGTLVILEGLLSADNALVLAVMVKHLPDKQRKKALFYGLLGAYIFRFIAIGIGVFLIKLWWVKVIGALYLAYLAVKYFMDKRAGTEEELVEGVNKTGLLIRLFGTFWGTVVAVEMMDIAFSVDSVLAAFGISDQVWVLLLGGMLGVLMMRGIAGVFIKLIDRIPELETSAYVLILIIAAKMMLGVFGVHISHYVFFTILVVTFAATFVIHYMRKSQTVK from the coding sequence ATGGAAATAATTAATGGTTTTATCGATACGTACGCAATGTTTTTTGATTGGGACATGTGGGCTCAAGTTTTATCCGACCCTGTAAGTTGGGGGTTAATCGGCACGCTAGTTATCTTAGAAGGGCTTCTTTCAGCTGACAACGCACTTGTTTTAGCAGTTATGGTAAAACATTTACCTGATAAGCAACGTAAAAAGGCTTTATTCTACGGATTACTTGGTGCATACATTTTTAGATTTATTGCAATTGGAATTGGTGTTTTCCTCATCAAACTTTGGTGGGTAAAAGTAATTGGAGCCCTTTATCTTGCATATTTAGCAGTCAAATACTTCATGGATAAACGCGCTGGAACAGAGGAAGAACTCGTTGAAGGTGTGAATAAGACAGGATTACTTATTCGTCTTTTCGGTACTTTCTGGGGTACCGTAGTGGCAGTTGAAATGATGGACATTGCATTCTCCGTTGATAGTGTACTAGCAGCTTTTGGTATTAGTGATCAGGTATGGGTATTATTACTTGGTGGGATGCTTGGTGTTTTGATGATGCGCGGTATTGCGGGGGTATTCATTAAACTAATTGACCGTATTCCTGAATTGGAAACTAGTGCGTACGTGTTAATATTAATCATTGCAGCGAAAATGATGTTAGGTGTATTCGGCGTTCATATTAGCCACTATGTATTCTTTACGATACTGGTTGTTACGTTTGCAGCGACTTTCGTGATCCACTACATGCGTAAAAGCCAAACAGTAAAATAA
- a CDS encoding toxic anion resistance protein, whose protein sequence is MELQKLEIEQQEQMMEESNDLKAQLKRDPQVLQLVAKIDPKNQVGLLEFGREPADEISKFTGQILSTIKSSSMEESSELLKQLGKIMDKFDKKDFVQKPSLFGKIFKQGEKIIEKLFNKYQTMGGEIDKVFVEITKYETEMKKSTVTLEDLYDKNFNYFMELEKYIVAGELKVNQLRQLVPTLQQKAENGDQLVLMELNSLQNAIELLDQRIYDLEMAKQVSYQSAPQIRMLQRGNTKLIGKINSAFVTTIPIFKTGLINAISAKRQNLVAQSMSELDRRTNEMLLRNANDISKQSVDIARMSGQPSIKIETIEQTWDTIMRGMNETKAIEEENRKMREQGRLRLEELQKKYEDGQRK, encoded by the coding sequence ATGGAATTACAAAAATTAGAAATTGAGCAACAAGAACAAATGATGGAAGAAAGTAACGATTTAAAAGCACAGTTGAAACGTGACCCACAAGTATTACAGCTAGTTGCAAAAATTGACCCCAAAAATCAGGTTGGGCTATTAGAATTTGGTCGTGAACCAGCAGATGAAATTTCCAAATTTACTGGACAAATTTTAAGCACGATCAAATCTAGTAGTATGGAAGAATCGAGCGAACTTTTAAAACAGCTCGGCAAGATTATGGATAAATTCGATAAAAAAGACTTTGTTCAAAAGCCCTCTCTCTTCGGTAAAATTTTTAAACAAGGCGAGAAAATAATCGAAAAGCTATTCAATAAGTATCAAACAATGGGTGGCGAAATCGATAAGGTATTTGTTGAGATAACGAAGTATGAGACAGAAATGAAAAAATCTACTGTTACGTTAGAAGATTTGTACGACAAAAATTTCAACTACTTTATGGAATTAGAAAAGTATATTGTAGCTGGTGAGTTAAAGGTCAATCAGTTAAGGCAACTTGTGCCTACCCTACAGCAAAAAGCTGAAAATGGTGATCAATTAGTACTAATGGAACTGAATTCTTTGCAAAATGCGATTGAGCTACTTGATCAACGTATTTATGATCTTGAAATGGCAAAACAGGTATCCTATCAATCAGCACCACAAATTAGAATGCTTCAACGAGGTAATACAAAGTTAATCGGTAAGATAAATTCAGCATTCGTAACAACTATTCCTATTTTTAAAACTGGACTTATCAATGCAATTTCTGCAAAAAGACAAAATCTTGTTGCACAATCGATGAGCGAGCTAGATCGTAGAACGAACGAAATGCTACTTCGTAATGCTAATGATATATCGAAGCAAAGTGTAGATATCGCCAGAATGTCAGGGCAACCTAGCATTAAAATTGAAACAATTGAGCAAACATGGGATACGATAATGCGCGGGATGAACGAAACAAAAGCTATTGAAGAAGAAAATCGTAAAATGAGAGAACAAGGTCGCCTGCGTTTAGAAGAATTACAAAAGAAATATGAGGATGGTCAAAGAAAATAA
- a CDS encoding cysteine protease StiP family protein, whose translation MGINTSGLVKSSYPPEDITFLLKDLSDVQIESSVESREQLFQSGSHYSESLPIENRPTSEYTELYKQAMYDSADHIAQLVGVLCRRVRRFAGTDDVVLVSLARAGSPIGILMKRYAKKYLKLNWPHFSISILRGKGIDEKAVRTIRELHPTSHIQFVDGWTGKGAIQNELTKSIQKLNAAYELNLNDDLAVLTDPGECATLFATREDFLIPNACLNSTVSGLVSRTVLNNAFQGADDYHGAKYYADLEEVDVSNEFIENISSRFQEQEPVIKELIEKFPITNERTWRGMQEVEFIARKFYRTADISKVKPSVGETTRVLLRRKPFKILLSDDKHPSLRHILLLCKEKNIPTEIVPGLFYLAIGLIESEDRL comes from the coding sequence ATGGGCATTAATACATCGGGATTGGTTAAATCTAGCTACCCTCCGGAAGATATCACTTTTTTACTAAAGGATTTATCTGATGTTCAGATTGAGTCCTCTGTAGAATCTAGAGAACAGCTATTTCAATCAGGCAGTCACTACTCCGAATCTTTGCCAATTGAAAATCGGCCAACCTCTGAATATACGGAGTTATATAAGCAGGCTATGTATGATTCGGCAGATCATATAGCACAATTAGTTGGGGTATTATGTAGGAGGGTTAGACGATTCGCAGGTACAGATGATGTCGTCCTCGTTTCCCTTGCACGAGCAGGAAGTCCAATCGGGATATTAATGAAACGATACGCAAAAAAATATTTGAAACTTAATTGGCCACACTTTAGTATATCTATACTAAGAGGAAAAGGAATCGACGAGAAGGCTGTTCGCACCATTAGAGAGCTGCATCCAACAAGCCACATTCAATTCGTTGATGGTTGGACAGGAAAAGGTGCTATACAAAACGAGCTTACTAAGTCTATTCAAAAGTTAAATGCAGCTTATGAGCTTAACTTAAATGATGACCTGGCCGTTTTAACCGATCCAGGCGAATGCGCCACATTATTTGCAACGAGAGAAGACTTTCTTATTCCAAACGCTTGCTTGAACTCAACGGTGTCGGGATTAGTTAGTCGAACTGTACTAAATAACGCCTTTCAAGGTGCTGATGATTACCACGGGGCTAAGTATTACGCTGATCTTGAGGAAGTGGATGTATCCAACGAATTTATCGAAAATATATCCAGTCGATTCCAAGAGCAGGAACCAGTTATAAAAGAACTTATAGAAAAGTTTCCAATCACAAACGAACGGACTTGGAGAGGCATGCAGGAAGTGGAATTCATTGCCCGTAAGTTTTATAGAACTGCTGATATAAGTAAAGTTAAGCCAAGTGTTGGAGAAACGACTAGAGTGCTATTGAGAAGAAAGCCTTTTAAAATATTACTTAGTGATGATAAACACCCATCCCTACGTCATATCCTCCTCTTATGTAAAGAAAAAAATATTCCTACTGAAATTGTTCCTGGGCTCTTTTACCTTGCCATTGGACTGATAGAATCGGAGGATCGATTATGA